The Bemisia tabaci chromosome 5, PGI_BMITA_v3 genome includes a window with the following:
- the Spx gene encoding splicing factor 3B subunit 4: MAAGPIAERNQDATIYVGGLDDKVSETLMWELFVQSGPVVNVHMPKDRVSQSHQGYGFVEFLGEDDADYAIKIMNMIKLYGKPIRVNKASAHQKNLDVGANVFIGNLDPEVDEKLLYDTFSAFGVILQTPKIMRDPDTGNSKGFAFINYASFDASDAAIESMNSQHLCNRPVSVSYAFKKDSKGERHGSAAERLLAAQNPLSQADRPHQLFADAPPPAPLPQTSVPPPPPNIMGVPPPPPIGFNPPPPPPVPPPPAGMGPPVGIPPPPLPPPNMQHPPGMPPPPGGMMPPGGQPPLPPMPPTSQGNMMGPPPMNVPPGPPGPPGPPMMGGPPPPPRMVPPPPWQQGPHGPPGGYPPNNMGPGGPRPPFPPGHPGNFGPPPPGMPGPPRPPPGWRPPPPGMGGPFGGPYGPPHGPPGMRGPPPPPPGYND; the protein is encoded by the exons ATGGCTGCAGGACCGATCGCCGAGAGGAATCAAG atgccACGATTTACGTTGGTGGTCTTGATGACAAAGTTTCGGAAACCCTCATGTGGGAGTTATTCGTTCAGTCTGGTCCTGTTG TTAATGTCCATATGCCTAAGGACAGAGTTTCTCAATCTCATCAAGGCTATGGATTCGTTGAATTTCTGGGAGAAGATGATGCTGATTATGCCATCAAAATCATGAACATGATTAAATTGTATGGCAAACCAATTCGAGTCAACAAG GCCTCagctcatcagaaaaatttggatgTTGGTGCCAATGTCTTCATCGGAAATCTTGACCCAGAGGTTGATGAGAAGCTTCTATATGACACTTTTTCAGCATTTGGTGTCATTTTACAAACTCCAAAG ATCATGAGGGACCCAGACACTGGAAATTCAAAGGGATTTGCTTTCATTAACTACGCCAGTTTTGACGCATCTGATGCCGCCATCGAATCAATGAACAGCCAGCATTTATGTAATAGACCTGTCTCTGTTTCCTACGCCTTCAAAAAAGACTCGAAAGGCGAACGGCACGGATCGGCTGCGGAGCGATTGCTCGCGGCCCAGAATCCCTTATCACAAGCAGACAGACCTCATCAACTGTTCGCCGATGCCCCTCCTCCTGCCCCACTCCCACAGACATCTGTACCACCTCCTCCACCAAACATCATGGGTGTGCCTCCTCCTCCTCCGATCGGATTCAATCCCCCGCCTCCTCCTCCAGTCCCCCCGCCACCAGCGGGCATGGGCCCTCCTGTCGGAATACCACCACCACCCCTGCCTCCTCCAAACATGCAACATCCACCAGGGATGCCTCCTCCTCCTGGCGGTATGATGCCTCCTGGCGGTCAACCTCCATTACCTCCGATGCCTCCTACTTCTCAAGGAAACATGATGGGCCCCCCTCCGATGAACGTTCCCCCAGGGCCGCCTGGCCCTCCAGGTCCACCTATGATGGGCGGGCCGCCTCCACCTCCGAGAATGGTTCCCCCTCCTCCATGGCAGCAAGGCCCCCACGGACCGCCTGGTGGTTATCCACCAAACAATATGGGACCTGGAGGTCCCAGACCACCATTCCCTCCTGGACATCCTGGCAACTTTGGACCGCCACCACCTGGAATGCCAG GACCGCCAAGACCTCCACCAGGCTGGAGACCACCCCCTCCCGGTATGGGTGGTCCTTTTGGAGGACCGTATGGTCCACCTCACGGGCCTCCAGGAATGAGAGGTCCGCCCCCACCACCACCCGGGTACAATGATTAA
- the LOC109040834 gene encoding uncharacterized protein — protein sequence MESMPCEDHFYAALEPVKTYEIKQINIDEAAIISELKSVLGEVPGPIIIGEPGEPLIVRHYAKPYVIEYYERPMVVEHHQKAELNVFTSPPVVIDHYEPVVFQEIQAEPLVTVEEVCPYS from the coding sequence ATGGAGTCGATGCCGTGCGAGGATCACTTCTACGCCGCGCTGGAACCGGTCAAGACCTACGAGATCAAGCAGATCAACATCGACGAGGCGGCGATCATCAGTGAGCTGAAGAGTGTCCTGGGGGAGGTTCCCGGGCCGATCATCATTGGGGAGCCGGGCGAGCCCCTGATCGTTAGGCATTACGCTAAGCCGTACGTCATCGAATACTACGAGCGACCAATGGTCGTCGAGCACCACCAGAAGGCGGAGTTGAACGTCTTCACGTCACCCCCTGTCGTCATCGACCACTACGAGCCCGTCGTCTTCCAGGAGATCCAGGCTGAGCCTCTTGTCACTGTTGAGGAAGTGTGTCCGTACTCATGA